The sequence below is a genomic window from Zymoseptoria tritici IPO323 chromosome 13, whole genome shotgun sequence.
GGTATAGTCTCTTTCTTCTCTTGCCCTTCTCCCTGCTCGCTTCTCCTCTTGAGTCATCACCATGTCTCTTCAATACCTGGCAAGCAAGCTTTCCTTCAATCTGCTGGCCCTTCTGCCCGTTGGACTTGCCATCTATACATTCGGCCTTGCAGTCTACCGCATCTGGTTCCATCCTCTCGCGAAGTATCCTGGACCACTTCTCGCGAAGATTACCGACCTCCACAGCACATATCATGCCCTCAACGGCGACCGACATCTGGAGTTCTGGCGAAACCATGAACAATATGGACCAGTCTATCGATTTGGCCCGAATTCCGTTTCTTTCAACTCGAACACAGCATTGAAGGAGATTTACGGCTTTAAGGCCAATGTCCAGAAGGCCGAATTCTACCAGGCGTTCTGGGCATCGAAGGACGCATTTTCCACGCACTCTTCAATCGACAAGGCTGTCCACGCCAGGAAGCGACGAGTGTTGAGCCAAGCTTTCTCCGACGGAGCGATAAAGTCCATGGAGAATCACATCCTCGCCCACATTCGACAATTCTGCGCAAACCTCGCTGGAAACGCCGAATCCTCCACGCATCCGCGGTATTCCGATTCTGTGGCTTCCACCAAGGCTTTCGGACCAACCGTTGATATCACCGACCAATCCAATTACCTCGCTTTTGACATCATGGGCGACCTCTGCTTCGGCAAATCTTTCAACATGCTTACGCATCCTGACAACCGCTTTCCGATCGATCTGATCGCGTCCGCTTCTCACCGACATCTCATTTGCGGCACATATCTACCCATCCACACGTACCACCTGGACAAGCTCCTCTTCCGCAAGATTGCAGCCGGTCGAGCCAGGTACATGCAGTACTCCAAAGCGCAAGCCGGTGAGCGAATGAAGATGGGCATGGACGTCCATCGTAAGGACTTCTTCTACCATCTGTTGAGCGCCAAGGATCCCGAGACCGGGAGAGGATTTGCTCCGGCAGAGTTGTGGGGAGAGAGCAACCTGCTCATCATCGCTGGCAGCGACACGACTTCCACGGCGATTGCAGCTACCATCTTCTACCTCGTTCACAATGCCGAGAAGCTTGCGAGGCTCACCTCTGAGATCCGCGCCGCCTTtgacgatgtcgaagagatCCGCTTCGGCCAGAAactctcttctcttccttacgTCCGCGCTTGCATCGACGAAGCAATGCGCCTTTCACCTTCCGTCGGCGGTCTTCTACCGCGAGAAGTCCTCACCGGAGGAATTGAGATCGATGGCGAGCAGATCCCAGCTGGCACAGTGGTTGGCGTGCCATCATACACCGTGCAGCACAACGAGGCCTATTTTCCCTCACCATGGGAATTCCGACCAGAGAGATGGGTCGCTGGATCCGAGAAAGGCGTTACCATCGACTCGGTCGCGAGGGCCCAGAGCGCCTTCATTCCGTTCAGCGTCGGTCCAAGAGGTTGCATCGGAAAGGGAATGGCGTACGCAGAAATGACTACGACGATTGCGAGAATGGTGTGGCTTTACGATTTGCGCTTGACGCCGGGAAGTACGCTGGGGAAAGGCGACCCGAGGTTTGCGTATGGGAGGCAGAGGGCGGCGGAGTTCCAGTTGAAGGATTCGTTTACGAGTATCAAGGAAGGGCCGGAGGTGCAATTCAGAGCGAGGTCGTAGAATGCTGGTTAGCTTGCGGATCGAAACACTTCATCGAATCGCCAAGAAAGCCGCTAATCTTCTGGCAGCTTTGACTTGGTCCCACAGGTTGACCATCCCATAGCATGCCGGTCGGCCTCCTCGCGCTTAGTACCTCCGTATGAGTCTGAGATGGTGTCTTTACCAGAGTCCCTTCCCATCATCATGATGCTCGATACTATGGCGCAGTATC
It includes:
- the CYP-45 gene encoding putative P450 monooxygenase (P450 potentially involved in the biosynthesis of a polyketide. This model is part of a PKS cluster), which translates into the protein MSLQYLASKLSFNLLALLPVGLAIYTFGLAVYRIWFHPLAKYPGPLLAKITDLHSTYHALNGDRHLEFWRNHEQYGPVYRFGPNSVSFNSNTALKEIYGFKANVQKAEFYQAFWASKDAFSTHSSIDKAVHARKRRVLSQAFSDGAIKSMENHILAHIRQFCANLAGNAESSTHPRYSDSVASTKAFGPTVDITDQSNYLAFDIMGDLCFGKSFNMLTHPDNRFPIDLIASASHRHLICGTYLPIHTYHLDKLLFRKIAAGRARYMQYSKAQAGERMKMGMDVHRKDFFYHLLSAKDPETGRGFAPAELWGESNLLIIAGSDTTSTAIAATIFYLVHNAEKLARLTSEIRAAFDDVEEIRFGQKLSSLPYVRACIDEAMRLSPSVGGLLPREVLTGGIEIDGEQIPAGTVVGVPSYTVQHNEAYFPSPWEFRPERWVAGSEKGVTIDSVARAQSAFIPFSVGPRGCIGKGMAYAEMTTTIARMVWLYDLRLTPGTSVDLPLASKARAATAQTKSGHCF